Proteins from a single region of Apium graveolens cultivar Ventura chromosome 7, ASM990537v1, whole genome shotgun sequence:
- the LOC141673207 gene encoding uncharacterized protein LOC141673207 produces MKTLLLTQFQAAVKYTPPVTTLANVKQKERECLTSYFKKFNAESTLVRGATVETLKILLIAGLRSLAETKKNDNTHNPKGRAKRRDRSVSPDYRRNARSTNRVNTVSTRREWSPPSNYEKRVSNYTPMVASIDHIFEVNKDREIFKKPDRLTSWQSRDKKKYCDYHESTGHDTHKCYHLKDKIEELIKAGYLGEWIDKVKRRRANDDKGKDVRQPPWAEDAEKTVKVKFQRADSIKAIFGGHPFVGDSNRALERNIREARHPPLINIHSLEDRPQKIFKGESADITFRKRESRWVHHPHNDALVIILLIGEMNVHRVFLDNGSSANILYYSTYKKLGFPDSDMYFEDAHVYSFTGEAVRVMGSVRIPVTLGEGALSVTQMIDFKLLDQDSVHNFPTPNGVGSLRGSQYESRDCYHKAVKEFRMRRYEGKGLPFEDADDIQTKLSGEVYAHYFVEGPEEEETRVIETLVLTLGVVSRIRSVGEVVVNHVEEIIQKEVNGEK; encoded by the exons ATGAAAACCTTACTTCTAACTCAGTTCCAGGCTGCAGTAAAATATACGCCACCGGTTACCACGCTGGCCAATGTGAAACAGAAAGAAAGGGAATGCCTGACCTCATACTTTAAAAAGTTCAATGCAGAGTCTACTCTAGTGAGGGGCGCAACTGTTGAGACACTGAAAATACTCCTTATAGCTGGTCTGCGT TCGCTTGCTGAAACAAAGAAGAATGATAATACCCACAATCCCAAAGGGCGAGCTAAGAGGAGAGACAGGTCCGTAAGCCCAGATTACCGGCGAAATGCCCGAAGCACTAACAGGGTAAACACCGTGAGCACGCGGAGAGAATGGAGTCCACCATCAAACTATGAAAAGAGGGTGAGCAATTACACTCCGATGGTGGCATCTATTGATCACATCTTTGAGGTGAATAAGGACAGAGAAATCTTCAAGAAACCAGATCGTTTGACTTCATGGCAGAGTAGAGACAAGAAGAAGTATTGTGATTACCATGAGTCCACCGGTCATGACACCCACAAGTGTTATCACCTAAAAGATAAAATCGAAGAATTGATCAAGGCAGGATACCTGggagaatggattgacaaggtAAAACGACGCAGGGCAAATGATGACAAGGGGAAAGATGTAAGGCAGCCCCCGTGGGCGGAAGACGCTGAAAAGACAGTGAAGGTCAAGTTCCAAAGAGCTGATAGTATCAaggcaatttttggaggacaccctttTGTCGGTGATAGTAATCGGGCGTTGGAAAGAAATATAAGAGAGGCACGACACCCTCCGCTCATTAACATTCATAGCTTGGAAGATAGACCTCAGAAAATATTCAAAGGGGAGTCTGCTGATATTACATTCAGGAAAAGAGAGTCAAGGTGGGTGCATCATCCCCATAACGATGCGCTGGTGATTATTTTGCTTATTGGGGAAATGAACGTACATCGAGTTTTCTTGGATAATGGGAGCTCTGCTAATATCCTGTATTACAGCACGTATAAAAAATTGGGTTTCCCGGATAGCGACATGTATTTTGAAGATGCACACGTCTATAGTTTTACTGGGGAAGCAGTGAGAGTTATGGGTTCGGTTAGGATTCCTGTCACACTTGGGGAAGGAGCTCTGTCTGTCACTCAAATGATAGACTTCAAATTACTGGATCAGGACTCCGTGCACAAC ttcccaacACCTAACGGAGTGGGAAGTCTAAGAGGGTCGCAATATGAGTCACGcgactgctatcacaaggctgtTAAAGAATTTCGCATGAGAAGATATGAGGGAAAAGGTCTTCCATTTGAAGATGCAGATGACATTCAGACAAAACTAAGTGGAGAAGTTTATGCCCATTATTTTGTGGAAGGTCCCGAGGAAGAAGAAACTCGTGTTATCGAGACCCTTGTTTTGACGTTGGGGGTTGTTTCGAGGATCCGTAGTGTGGGAGAAGTTGTGGTGAACCATGTGGAAGAGATCATACAAAAGGAGGTTAATGGAGAAAAGTGA